The Pseudomonadota bacterium genomic sequence CCCGCCACCGCGCGCCGCGTTCCAGATCATGCGCCCGCCGATCACGGCGAGGAGCGCGAACGCCACCCAGTGGTCCCATCGCGATATCCACCGCTCGAGCGCGCAGCCCGCGAGCGCGCCTATGAGCGGCATGAGCGCCTGGAACAATCCGAAGTGGAACGACAGCCGGAACCGCTCGCGCCTGGTCCTGCGCGTGAGCCCCACCGCGACGCCTATCGAGAACGCGTCGACGGCGAGGGCCAGTGCGATGGCGGCGAGCTCGAAGAACGACAACGCGATCTCCCTCCGATCGATCTTCCATGACAGGTGCCGAGCCGCGGCGTCAACACCCAACCACCGCGAGCCTCTCCGTTGCCGCCCGAGCGCGCTCCGTCTATGCTGGCGTCATGATCCGGGGAGCTGTGCGCGCCGCCGCGATGACCGCGATCCTTACGGCGATCCCTTTCGCCTGCGACGCCGCCGGGAAGGAAGCTCCCGATCCCGTCACCGTCATGCCGGGCGACGCCCGCGTCATCTCCCACTCGACCTCCGCGTCGCGCAACGTCGGCGCGCTCTCCTACCAGGTGCTGCCGCGCGTCGCGCTCGGCACGGGCTGCGACTTCGCGTTCCTCGGGTTCCGGTTCGCGGGGCTCGAGCTGCGGGTCGGCATGTTCGGGCTCATCGAGGTCGAGACGCGGGACCCGGCTCCTGCGAACTTCATGAGCGTGCCGAGCGGTACGTACCTGTGGCGCGGCGTGCTCGGGTACTCGCTCGCGCTCTCCCTCGGCGAGATCGGCGAGCGGCTGGTCGGGCCGCGCGGCCAGCTCGAGTTTTCGGTCTCCTTCCGCCACGAGAGCGAGCACTACACGGGCACGCGTTCGGGGGGGCCGCCACTCTATCCGGAGGTGCCGAATGTCGGCGACTTCGTCATGCCGGACTTCGCGGTTCGCAAGGCGATCGGCCCTGTCGACCTCGAGCTGCGCTTCCAGGTCAAGGCGTTCCTCCCTTCGAGCCCCGACTACGCCTACTCCGCCGGCCCGGGCGCGGACCTCGTGCTGCGGTGGCGCGCGCACCGCCTGCTCCACCCGTTCCTCTCGTTCTTCGCCGAACGGCTGTTCGGCCGGTACGTCGGGCCGGTCGACGCGCGGCGCCAGATCCCGGACAACACCATGGTGCGCGGGCTCCTCGGCGTCATCATCCCGGGCGAGGCCGCCGACCTCATGCTCTTCGCGGCCGCGAGCCACGGCAACGGGAAGGGGCTGCTCGCGTTCGGAGAGTACGACACGATCGGCTGGGGGATCCGCGTCGGGTTCCTCAAGCGGTCGCCGTTCGAGGACGAAGGGGCCGCGGGGAACTAGAGCGTCGGGAGAATCGACAGGACGAGGTGGTTCTGGCCCGGGAAGAGCTCGAACTCCTCGGAACCGTCGTCGCTCTGCTTGGGCGCGTTGATGTAGACGACGTGCCAGGTATACTTGCCCGGCATGACCTTGTTCTCGAGGACCACGCCCTCCGCGTCCTTCGGGATCGTCGCGCCGTCGAGCAG encodes the following:
- a CDS encoding manganese efflux pump MntP family protein, giving the protein MGVDAAARHLSWKIDRREIALSFFELAAIALALAVDAFSIGVAVGLTRRTRRERFRLSFHFGLFQALMPLIGALAGCALERWISRWDHWVAFALLAVIGGRMIWNAARGGGGRESAGDPTRGLRLVGLSLAVSIDALAVGFTLGIAKVSIPFAVSLIGVTAAALTLVGMVIAGGFASRLGRRAEIVAGGVLVVIGVKIVLEHTGVL